Proteins from a genomic interval of Rhodothermus marinus:
- the rsmH gene encoding 16S rRNA (cytosine(1402)-N(4))-methyltransferase RsmH — protein MSERSAHTDTGAAGPYGSPYHVPVLWKAVVEGLVTDPAGCYVDATIGGGGHAAALLDALAPEGRVIGIDRDPEALEAVRRRLSDAIEAGRLQLVQGNFADLEAILDRLGVAQIDGLLLDLGVSSHQLDEALRGFSFQAEGPLDMRMDPTSPGPTAAQLLERWSEYELAEVLRRYGEEPRARKLARAICRARPIRTTAELAEVVRREVPPKEATKTLARVFQALRIAVNDELQALERALEAATRRVRPGGRLAVLSYHSLEDRRVKRFLRYGNLKGEPVRDFYGRLIAPWRPLTRRAIRPSDDEVAANPRARSARLRIAERVAETENA, from the coding sequence ATGAGCGAGCGGTCGGCGCATACAGATACCGGAGCGGCGGGGCCTTATGGCTCGCCGTATCACGTACCGGTTCTTTGGAAGGCTGTCGTCGAAGGGTTGGTCACCGATCCGGCGGGCTGCTACGTGGACGCCACGATCGGCGGTGGCGGGCACGCGGCCGCCCTGCTCGATGCGCTGGCGCCCGAAGGGCGTGTTATCGGCATCGACCGGGACCCGGAGGCCCTGGAGGCGGTGCGCCGCCGGCTGAGCGACGCCATCGAGGCCGGACGTCTCCAGCTCGTGCAGGGCAATTTTGCCGACCTGGAGGCGATCCTGGACCGGCTCGGGGTGGCACAGATCGACGGGTTGCTGCTGGACCTGGGCGTCTCCTCGCACCAGCTCGACGAAGCGCTGCGCGGGTTCAGCTTCCAGGCCGAAGGGCCGCTCGACATGCGCATGGACCCGACGAGTCCGGGTCCGACGGCCGCACAGCTCCTGGAGCGCTGGAGCGAATACGAGCTGGCCGAGGTGCTGCGGCGCTATGGCGAGGAGCCACGTGCACGCAAACTGGCCCGCGCCATCTGTCGGGCCCGGCCGATCCGCACCACCGCCGAACTGGCCGAGGTCGTGCGGCGCGAGGTGCCGCCAAAGGAGGCGACCAAGACACTGGCGCGCGTCTTCCAGGCGCTGCGCATTGCCGTCAACGACGAATTGCAGGCGCTGGAACGGGCACTGGAAGCCGCCACGCGCCGGGTGCGTCCGGGCGGACGGCTGGCCGTGCTCAGCTACCATTCGCTGGAGGACCGGCGCGTGAAGCGCTTTCTGCGCTATGGCAACCTGAAAGGCGAGCCCGTGCGTGACTTCTACGGGCGCCTGATCGCGCCCTGGCGGCCGCTGACCCGCCGGGCGATCCGACCCTCCGACGACGAAGTGGCCGCCAACCCGCGGGCCCGAAGCGCCCGGCTACGCATTGCTGAACGGGTAGCGGAAACGGAAAACGCATGA
- the mraZ gene encoding division/cell wall cluster transcriptional repressor MraZ, with protein MAGFKGQAEYSVDEKGRVAIPAKMRAVLKPEAKGTFTATRGFEQCIFLYPLDRWEEIEEQMMSLNLYQREARNFVRQLLRWAEEVTLDRQGRIVLPKPLMEFAGIKDRALIIGALDHIEIWDPATFDQFVNREMESYETLAERVMAA; from the coding sequence ATGGCGGGCTTCAAGGGACAGGCCGAGTACTCCGTGGACGAGAAAGGCCGGGTGGCCATTCCGGCCAAAATGCGGGCCGTCCTGAAGCCCGAGGCCAAGGGGACCTTCACGGCCACGCGCGGCTTCGAGCAGTGCATCTTCCTGTATCCGCTCGATCGCTGGGAGGAGATCGAAGAGCAGATGATGTCGCTCAACTTGTATCAGCGCGAGGCGCGCAACTTCGTGCGCCAGCTGCTGCGCTGGGCCGAGGAGGTCACGCTGGACCGGCAGGGGCGCATCGTGCTGCCCAAGCCGCTGATGGAGTTTGCGGGCATCAAGGATCGGGCGCTGATCATCGGGGCGCTCGATCACATTGAGATCTGGGATCCGGCCACGTTCGATCAGTTCGTGAACAGGGAAATGGAGAGCTACGAGACGCTGGCCGAAAGGGTGATGGCGGCGTGA
- a CDS encoding LexA family protein: protein MKGRLTARQNEAYEFIRTYQRRHHKPPTLQEIGEALGIRSTNGVFKLLRALEKKGYLRRDPGAARGLHLLDSDDPFALTDEVPSLPVISRTASHEPERLRARPAGFLSVDPFFLPRGLDPDACLIGRAGDDGMSGEGIFKGDLLLIEEVPWRTLNNRELVACLVGELLLARRFVFANNRIHLQPANRTYLEEVFPPDDPGCYVVGRIRAVFRRLP from the coding sequence ATGAAGGGCCGCCTGACCGCGCGACAGAACGAAGCCTACGAGTTCATCCGCACCTACCAGCGCCGCCACCACAAACCCCCCACCCTCCAGGAGATCGGCGAGGCGCTGGGCATCCGCTCCACCAACGGCGTCTTCAAGCTGCTCCGGGCGCTTGAAAAGAAAGGCTATCTCCGCCGGGACCCCGGCGCCGCCCGCGGCCTGCACCTGCTCGACAGCGACGATCCGTTCGCGCTGACCGACGAGGTGCCCAGCCTGCCGGTCATCAGCCGCACGGCCAGCCACGAGCCCGAACGCCTCCGCGCCCGACCGGCCGGCTTCCTCTCGGTCGATCCGTTCTTTCTGCCCCGGGGCCTCGACCCCGATGCCTGCCTGATCGGCCGCGCCGGCGACGACGGCATGAGCGGCGAAGGTATTTTCAAAGGCGATCTGCTCCTGATCGAAGAAGTGCCCTGGCGCACGCTGAACAACCGCGAGCTGGTCGCCTGTCTGGTGGGCGAATTGCTACTGGCCCGCCGCTTCGTCTTCGCCAACAACCGGATCCACCTCCAGCCGGCCAACCGGACCTACCTGGAGGAGGTCTTCCCTCCGGACGACCCGGGCTGCTACGTCGTCGGTCGCATCCGGGCCGTCTTCCGACGCCTTCCATAA
- a CDS encoding NCS2 family permease, with translation MLDRYFRLSERGTTVLTELRAGVATFLTMAYILLVNPQILADAGMPPDDVARATALASAAATLLMGLWAHYPFALAPGMGLNAYFTYGVVQGMGVSYHVALAAVFVEGLLFLALALSGVRGAVLRAIPDALKVATSGGIGLFLAIIGFQHAGLVVDSPATLVTLGTPTHPTTLLALGTLVLMALLLVRRVPGALLLGILAGTLVAWLTGLAPLPERWVQLPGLPRETLVSFDFGTLLHAKLVTVVLAFLFVDFFDTAGTLMGIGRLGGFLNARGELERAREAFSADAVGTTLGALLGTSTVTTYIESATGIEEGGRTGLTAVVVALLFLLSLFLAPLFTAVPAAATAPALILVGVFMMQGLTELNWRKYDEAIPAFLTITLMPFTYSIANGIAFGLIAYVLLQVLSGRARAVHPILYVLAILLSLYYAFELGA, from the coding sequence GTGCTGGATCGATACTTTCGCCTCTCGGAACGGGGCACGACGGTCCTGACCGAGCTACGGGCCGGCGTGGCCACCTTCCTGACCATGGCCTACATCCTGCTGGTCAATCCCCAGATCCTGGCCGATGCCGGCATGCCCCCCGACGACGTGGCACGGGCCACGGCACTGGCTTCGGCGGCCGCCACGCTGCTCATGGGCCTGTGGGCCCACTATCCGTTCGCGCTGGCGCCCGGCATGGGGCTGAACGCCTACTTCACCTACGGCGTCGTGCAGGGAATGGGCGTCAGTTACCACGTCGCGCTCGCGGCCGTCTTCGTGGAAGGGCTGCTGTTTCTGGCGCTGGCGCTCAGCGGCGTACGCGGGGCCGTCCTCCGGGCCATCCCCGACGCGCTGAAGGTGGCCACCTCCGGTGGCATCGGCCTGTTTCTGGCAATCATCGGCTTTCAGCATGCCGGGCTGGTGGTCGACAGCCCGGCCACGCTGGTCACGCTCGGCACGCCGACCCATCCGACGACCCTGCTGGCGCTCGGCACGCTCGTGCTCATGGCGCTGCTCCTGGTGCGCCGCGTCCCGGGCGCGCTGCTGCTGGGCATCCTGGCCGGCACGCTCGTGGCCTGGCTGACCGGACTGGCGCCGCTGCCCGAACGCTGGGTGCAGCTTCCCGGACTCCCCCGCGAAACGCTCGTCTCCTTCGACTTCGGCACGCTGCTGCACGCCAAGCTGGTGACCGTGGTGCTGGCGTTTCTGTTCGTGGACTTTTTCGACACGGCCGGTACGCTGATGGGCATCGGGCGACTGGGCGGTTTTCTCAATGCGCGCGGCGAACTGGAGCGCGCCCGCGAAGCCTTCTCGGCCGACGCCGTGGGCACCACGCTCGGTGCGCTGCTGGGCACCAGCACGGTCACCACCTACATCGAATCGGCCACCGGCATCGAAGAAGGGGGACGCACCGGCCTGACCGCCGTGGTGGTGGCCCTGCTCTTTCTGCTTTCGCTCTTTCTGGCACCGCTCTTTACGGCCGTACCGGCCGCCGCTACCGCCCCGGCGCTGATTCTGGTGGGCGTCTTCATGATGCAGGGGCTGACCGAACTGAACTGGCGCAAGTACGACGAAGCGATCCCGGCCTTCCTGACGATCACGCTCATGCCCTTCACCTACTCCATCGCCAACGGGATCGCCTTCGGGCTGATCGCCTACGTGCTGCTGCAGGTACTCAGCGGCCGGGCACGTGCCGTGCACCCGATCCTCTACGTGCTGGCCATCCTGCTGAGCCTCTACTACGCCTTCGAGCTGGGAGCCTGA
- a CDS encoding CTP synthase yields MPSKYIFVTGGVTSSLGKGIVCASLGRLLEARGLRVTIQKLDPYINVDPGTMNPYEHGEVYVTEDGAETDLDLGHYERFLGRPTSQANNVTTGRIYLEVITKERAGAYLGKTVQVVPHIIDEIKRWMLKLGETGQYDVVITEIGGTVGDIESQPYLEAIRQLRYELGQRNTLIIHLTLVPYLEAAGELKTKPTQHSVKTLLSHGLQPDVLVCRSEYPLDTELRRKIALFCNVEPRAVIAALDAESIYEVPLLLREEGLDAIVIERLFDEQERQALHEPDLDDWIDFLRRLKSPKATVRVALVGKYVTHQDAYKSIMESFVLAGAEHGVQVEVKQVLSDEITRENVAELLGDVSGILVAPGFGERGIEGKIEAVRFAREQNIPFFGICLGMQCAVIEFARNVCGWHDANSTEFDPDTPHPVIDLMAEQKKITDKGGTMRLGAYDCHLVEGSRVRAIYGTSDVRERHRHRYEVNNVLRYKLLEHGMQFTGLNLERDLVEIIELPEHRWFIGVQFHPEYKSTVGRPHPLFSAFVAACVEYAREKGQLQTPRPRRRQKTLRLASARM; encoded by the coding sequence ATGCCGAGCAAGTACATTTTCGTTACCGGAGGTGTTACGTCATCGCTGGGAAAGGGAATCGTCTGCGCTTCGCTGGGCCGCCTGCTCGAAGCGCGTGGCCTGCGCGTGACGATCCAGAAGCTCGACCCGTACATCAACGTCGATCCCGGCACGATGAACCCCTATGAACACGGGGAGGTGTACGTGACCGAGGACGGCGCCGAGACCGACCTGGACCTGGGACACTACGAACGCTTCCTGGGGCGGCCCACCAGCCAGGCCAACAACGTCACGACCGGCCGGATCTACCTGGAGGTCATCACGAAGGAGCGGGCCGGGGCCTATCTTGGCAAGACCGTCCAGGTAGTGCCGCACATCATCGACGAGATCAAGCGCTGGATGCTCAAGCTCGGCGAGACGGGCCAGTACGATGTGGTGATCACGGAGATCGGCGGTACGGTGGGCGACATCGAAAGCCAGCCCTATCTGGAGGCGATCCGCCAGCTCCGCTACGAACTCGGCCAGCGCAACACGCTCATCATTCATCTGACGCTGGTCCCCTACCTGGAGGCGGCGGGCGAGCTCAAGACCAAGCCAACCCAGCACTCGGTCAAGACGCTGCTCTCGCACGGATTGCAGCCCGACGTGCTCGTCTGTCGCTCCGAGTATCCGCTCGATACCGAGCTGCGGCGCAAGATCGCGCTTTTCTGTAACGTCGAGCCGCGGGCCGTCATCGCCGCGCTCGATGCCGAGTCGATCTACGAGGTGCCGCTGCTGCTCCGGGAGGAAGGGCTCGATGCCATTGTGATCGAGCGGCTGTTCGACGAGCAGGAGCGCCAGGCGCTGCACGAGCCGGATCTGGACGACTGGATCGATTTTCTCCGGCGCCTGAAAAGCCCGAAAGCCACCGTGCGCGTGGCCCTTGTGGGCAAGTACGTGACGCACCAGGACGCCTACAAGTCGATCATGGAGAGCTTCGTGCTGGCCGGGGCCGAGCACGGCGTGCAGGTGGAGGTCAAGCAGGTGCTCTCCGACGAGATCACGCGCGAGAACGTGGCCGAGCTGCTGGGTGACGTGTCGGGCATTCTCGTGGCGCCGGGCTTCGGCGAGCGCGGCATCGAGGGCAAGATCGAGGCGGTGCGCTTTGCCCGGGAGCAGAACATCCCGTTCTTCGGAATCTGTCTGGGCATGCAGTGCGCCGTGATCGAATTTGCCCGGAACGTGTGTGGCTGGCACGACGCCAACTCGACCGAATTCGACCCGGACACGCCGCATCCGGTCATTGATCTGATGGCCGAGCAGAAGAAGATCACCGACAAAGGCGGTACGATGCGGCTGGGCGCCTACGACTGTCACCTGGTGGAGGGCTCCCGCGTGCGCGCCATCTACGGCACTTCGGACGTGCGCGAGCGGCACCGCCATCGCTACGAAGTCAACAACGTGCTCCGCTACAAGCTGCTCGAGCACGGCATGCAGTTCACCGGACTGAACCTGGAGCGCGATCTGGTGGAGATCATCGAATTGCCCGAGCACCGCTGGTTCATCGGCGTGCAGTTCCACCCCGAGTACAAATCGACGGTGGGGCGGCCGCATCCACTCTTTTCGGCGTTCGTGGCGGCCTGCGTCGAGTACGCCCGTGAAAAAGGCCAATTGCAGACGCCCCGGCCGCGCCGGCGCCAGAAGACGCTGCGGCTGGCTTCGGCCCGCATGTGA
- a CDS encoding class I SAM-dependent methyltransferase, whose product MRYDPVKDRLGWIFGRHPLLQRLFFALLHLIFLRSWYVRRALRRIFEGWPADRPVRVLDAGTGFGQYAYYIARRWPHAEVVGVDLKTDYLEQARRFVARAPVAGRVHFVQDDLTRLQTEGPFDLILSVDVLEHIEDDRAVLRNFARVLRPGGYVIINTPSDQGGSDVQAPGQQSFIEEHVREGYSRELLEARLREAGLEPVESHYSYGPFGSLAWRLLIKYPMLALNRTALAYLLLPVYYLVVLPVGLVLNALDLVRENRTGTGLIVVARKPEG is encoded by the coding sequence ATGCGCTACGATCCGGTCAAAGATCGGCTGGGATGGATCTTCGGACGCCACCCGCTGCTGCAGCGGCTGTTTTTTGCGCTGCTGCACCTGATTTTTCTGCGAAGCTGGTACGTACGGCGGGCGCTGCGTCGGATCTTCGAAGGCTGGCCGGCCGACCGGCCGGTGCGCGTGCTCGATGCCGGGACGGGCTTCGGCCAGTACGCCTACTACATCGCCCGCCGGTGGCCCCATGCCGAGGTCGTCGGTGTCGATCTCAAAACCGACTATCTGGAACAGGCCCGGCGCTTCGTGGCGCGTGCGCCCGTGGCCGGTCGCGTGCATTTTGTGCAGGACGACCTGACGCGCCTGCAGACCGAAGGGCCGTTCGACCTGATCCTGTCGGTGGACGTGCTGGAGCATATCGAAGACGATCGGGCCGTGCTGCGCAACTTTGCGCGCGTGCTGCGGCCCGGCGGCTATGTGATCATCAACACGCCGTCGGACCAGGGCGGCTCCGACGTGCAGGCGCCCGGCCAGCAGAGCTTCATCGAAGAGCATGTGCGCGAGGGCTACAGCCGCGAGCTGCTGGAAGCGCGTCTCCGCGAGGCTGGCCTGGAACCCGTCGAAAGCCACTACAGCTACGGCCCGTTCGGATCGCTGGCCTGGCGGCTGCTTATCAAGTATCCCATGCTGGCGCTCAACCGGACGGCGCTGGCCTACCTGCTGCTTCCCGTGTACTACCTGGTCGTGTTGCCCGTGGGACTGGTGCTGAACGCGCTGGATCTGGTGCGGGAAAACCGGACGGGCACCGGGCTGATCGTGGTGGCCCGCAAGCCGGAAGGCTAA
- a CDS encoding glycosyltransferase, with the protein MARLTLVGPVAPYRGGIAHFTEALGQALQARGHQVSALSFRRQYPRWLFPGRTQTEPEPVPSSMPAAYVLDPLRPWTWLQAARWLREQRPELVVFQYWMPFFAPAYGTIAGRLRRWEVPTVVLVHNALPHERHVLDATLSRWFLRRCRARIVLSETVARQLATLGLPADVQLVHPVDPRYGPVRPRLEARRRLGLPPDAPVLLFFGFVRRYKGLDVLLEAMPAIRATLPDVQLLVAGEFYEQADRYRARIRELGLSSCVHVHDRYIPESEVVWYFSAADLVVQPYLSATQSGVVPMAFHFERPVVVTAVGGLPEVVPHEVAGFVVPPGDPGALAEAVVRFFREEWAKRLTEGVRRLRGRYGWEPLCETLERMLAD; encoded by the coding sequence ATGGCCCGTCTGACGCTGGTCGGTCCGGTGGCGCCTTACCGCGGCGGTATCGCCCATTTCACCGAAGCGCTGGGGCAGGCGTTGCAGGCGCGTGGTCATCAGGTATCGGCGCTGAGCTTCCGGCGTCAGTATCCCCGGTGGCTTTTCCCTGGCCGCACTCAGACCGAGCCGGAGCCGGTCCCGTCGTCGATGCCGGCCGCCTACGTGCTCGATCCGCTGCGGCCCTGGACCTGGCTACAGGCCGCCCGCTGGCTCAGGGAGCAGCGGCCGGAGCTGGTCGTGTTCCAGTACTGGATGCCGTTCTTTGCGCCGGCCTACGGGACGATCGCCGGACGCCTGCGTCGGTGGGAAGTGCCTACCGTGGTGCTCGTGCACAACGCGCTGCCGCACGAACGCCACGTGCTCGATGCCACGCTCAGCCGCTGGTTTCTGCGTCGGTGTCGGGCGCGGATCGTACTTTCGGAAACGGTAGCCCGCCAGCTTGCGACGCTGGGCCTGCCAGCCGACGTGCAGCTCGTGCATCCCGTCGATCCCCGCTATGGCCCGGTGCGTCCCCGTCTGGAGGCGCGCAGGCGGCTGGGCCTGCCGCCCGATGCGCCGGTGCTGTTGTTCTTCGGATTTGTGCGTCGCTACAAGGGACTGGACGTGCTGCTGGAGGCGATGCCGGCGATTCGGGCGACGCTACCGGACGTACAGCTCCTGGTGGCGGGCGAGTTCTACGAACAGGCGGACCGCTACCGGGCACGCATCCGGGAGCTGGGCCTGAGCTCCTGCGTGCACGTGCACGACCGCTACATTCCCGAATCGGAGGTGGTCTGGTATTTTTCGGCGGCGGATCTGGTCGTGCAGCCCTATCTTTCGGCCACCCAGAGCGGCGTTGTGCCCATGGCCTTTCACTTTGAGCGGCCGGTGGTGGTGACGGCCGTGGGAGGCCTTCCCGAGGTGGTGCCGCACGAGGTGGCCGGCTTTGTCGTGCCGCCGGGCGATCCCGGTGCGCTGGCCGAGGCCGTTGTGCGTTTTTTCCGGGAGGAGTGGGCCAAGCGCCTGACCGAGGGCGTGCGTCGCCTGCGCGGACGCTACGGCTGGGAGCCGCTCTGTGAAACGCTGGAACGAATGCTTGCCGACTGA
- a CDS encoding glycosyltransferase family 2 protein, with protein sequence MTPDLSIVVPVYDEAASLPELAEEIRAVCETHGYSFEVWFVDDGSRDGSWEVIERLHAEDPRFAGVRLRRNYGKSAALAVGFERARGRYVVTLDADLQDDPAEIPALIELLESGYDLVSGWKKRRQDPPSKTIPSRFFNFVTRKLSGIPLHDFNCGLKAYRREVVKAVRVYGELHRYIPLLAYWEGFTRITEKPVRHRPRKYGRTKFGLERFIRGFLDLITVLFLTRFMSRPMHFFGTFGVLAFLAGFVISLWLSLEKLIWNQPLTNRPLLLLGVLMIMVGVQMFTTGLLGELIIRERMERTPTYQVVEERPPEVVRTV encoded by the coding sequence ATGACGCCCGATCTGAGCATCGTCGTCCCGGTCTACGACGAGGCCGCTTCGCTTCCGGAGCTGGCCGAGGAGATCCGCGCCGTCTGCGAGACGCATGGCTATAGCTTCGAAGTGTGGTTCGTGGACGACGGCTCGCGGGACGGCTCCTGGGAGGTCATCGAACGGCTGCACGCCGAAGATCCCCGCTTTGCCGGCGTGCGCCTGCGGCGTAACTACGGCAAAAGCGCGGCGCTGGCGGTGGGCTTCGAGCGGGCTCGCGGCCGCTATGTGGTCACGCTCGACGCCGATCTGCAGGACGACCCGGCCGAAATCCCGGCGCTGATCGAACTGCTGGAATCGGGCTACGACCTGGTCAGCGGCTGGAAGAAACGCCGTCAGGATCCACCCAGTAAGACGATCCCGAGCCGCTTTTTCAACTTCGTCACGCGGAAGCTCTCGGGCATTCCGCTGCACGACTTCAACTGCGGGTTGAAAGCCTACCGGCGCGAGGTGGTGAAGGCGGTGCGCGTCTACGGCGAATTGCACCGCTACATTCCGCTGCTGGCCTACTGGGAGGGCTTCACGCGGATCACGGAAAAGCCGGTGCGCCACCGGCCCCGCAAATACGGCCGCACGAAGTTCGGGCTGGAACGCTTCATCCGGGGCTTCCTGGACCTGATCACGGTGCTGTTCCTGACCCGGTTCATGTCGCGGCCCATGCACTTTTTCGGCACGTTCGGCGTGCTGGCGTTTCTGGCAGGGTTTGTCATCAGCCTGTGGCTTTCGCTGGAAAAACTCATCTGGAATCAGCCGCTCACGAACCGGCCGCTGCTACTGCTGGGTGTGCTGATGATCATGGTGGGCGTGCAGATGTTCACGACGGGGCTGCTCGGCGAGCTGATCATCCGGGAGCGGATGGAGCGGACACCCACTTACCAGGTGGTCGAGGAGCGTCCGCCGGAAGTCGTGCGAACCGTCTGA
- the gyrB gene encoding DNA topoisomerase (ATP-hydrolyzing) subunit B, producing the protein MRTRPAEASNYVASNIQILEGLEAVRKRPAMYIGDVGIRGLHHLVYEVVDNAIDEAMAGYCDRIAVTINEDGSITVEDNGRGIPVDEHPTEKRSALEVVMTTLHAGGKFDKSTYKVSGGLHGVGVSCVNALSRKLIATVKRDGYVWRQTYAYGKPTSPVERVRPMREDEETGTIVQFWPDPTIFKTVEFRFDTLAERLRELAYLNRGVRISIEDRREEDESLRYEEYYFEGGLVEFVQYLDETRTPIHDEVIYIAGEADDVVVEVALRYNDGYAENVLSFVNNINTHEGGTHVAGFRTALTRTLKAYAEKNNLLKNFKGELSGEDFREGLTAVISVKVPEPQFEGQTKTKLGNSEVQGIVAGIVSEHLSRWLEDHPREARRILDKVILAAQARVAARKARELVQRKNALNGSSLPGKLADCASRDPSKCELFLVEGDSAGGSAKQARNREFQAILPLRGKILNVEKARLDKILENEEIRNIVTALGTGLATTEEDFDLSKLRYHRIIIMTDADVDGAHIRTLLLTFFYRQLRPLVEGGYIYIALPPLYRVKVGKTERYAWSDEELRQIVEELTDGQPQRAVIQRYKGLGEMNPEQLWETTMNPETRILQQVTVEDAAAADRIFSILMGDAVEPRRKFIERNARYATLDV; encoded by the coding sequence ATGCGTACGCGTCCTGCTGAGGCTTCGAACTACGTTGCTTCCAATATCCAGATTCTCGAAGGGCTCGAAGCGGTTCGCAAACGGCCCGCCATGTACATCGGGGATGTGGGCATTCGTGGCCTGCATCACCTGGTTTACGAGGTGGTGGACAACGCGATCGACGAGGCGATGGCGGGCTATTGCGACCGCATCGCCGTGACGATCAACGAAGACGGTTCCATCACGGTCGAAGACAACGGTCGCGGTATTCCTGTCGACGAGCACCCGACCGAGAAGCGGTCGGCGCTCGAGGTGGTGATGACCACGCTGCACGCCGGCGGCAAGTTCGACAAGAGCACCTACAAGGTGTCGGGCGGACTGCACGGCGTGGGCGTCTCCTGCGTGAACGCGCTCTCCCGCAAGCTGATTGCGACGGTAAAGCGCGACGGGTACGTCTGGCGTCAGACCTATGCCTACGGCAAGCCGACTTCGCCTGTCGAGCGCGTGCGCCCGATGCGCGAGGACGAAGAGACGGGCACGATCGTCCAGTTCTGGCCGGACCCGACCATCTTCAAGACGGTCGAATTCCGGTTCGACACGCTGGCCGAGCGGCTGCGTGAGCTGGCCTACCTGAACCGCGGCGTGCGTATTTCCATCGAGGACCGGCGCGAGGAGGACGAATCGCTCCGCTACGAAGAGTACTACTTCGAGGGCGGGCTCGTCGAGTTCGTCCAGTACCTCGACGAAACGCGCACGCCCATCCACGACGAGGTCATCTACATCGCGGGTGAGGCCGACGACGTGGTCGTCGAGGTGGCGCTGCGCTACAACGACGGCTACGCGGAAAACGTGCTCTCGTTCGTGAACAACATCAACACGCACGAGGGCGGTACGCACGTGGCCGGCTTCCGCACGGCGCTCACGCGCACGCTCAAGGCCTACGCCGAAAAGAACAACCTGCTGAAGAATTTCAAGGGCGAGCTTTCGGGCGAGGATTTCCGCGAGGGGCTGACGGCTGTCATCTCGGTCAAGGTGCCCGAGCCCCAGTTCGAGGGCCAGACCAAGACGAAGCTGGGCAACTCGGAGGTGCAGGGCATCGTGGCCGGGATCGTCTCGGAGCACCTGAGCCGCTGGCTGGAAGACCATCCCCGCGAAGCCCGGCGTATCCTCGACAAGGTGATCCTGGCGGCCCAGGCCCGCGTGGCCGCCCGCAAGGCGCGGGAGCTGGTCCAGCGCAAAAACGCGCTCAACGGCTCCAGTCTGCCCGGCAAGCTGGCCGACTGCGCCTCGCGTGATCCTTCGAAGTGCGAGCTGTTTCTGGTGGAGGGCGACTCGGCCGGCGGGAGCGCCAAGCAGGCCCGCAATCGGGAGTTTCAGGCCATCCTCCCACTGCGTGGAAAGATCCTGAACGTCGAGAAAGCCCGGCTCGACAAGATCCTGGAAAACGAAGAGATTCGAAACATCGTCACGGCGCTGGGGACCGGACTGGCCACCACCGAGGAGGACTTCGACCTGAGCAAGCTTCGCTACCACCGCATCATCATTATGACGGATGCGGACGTGGACGGCGCCCACATCCGGACGCTGCTCCTGACCTTCTTCTACCGCCAGCTCCGGCCGCTCGTCGAAGGCGGCTACATCTACATCGCGCTGCCGCCGCTCTATCGCGTGAAAGTGGGCAAGACGGAGCGTTACGCCTGGAGCGACGAGGAGCTGCGTCAGATTGTGGAGGAGCTGACCGACGGCCAGCCGCAACGGGCCGTCATCCAGCGCTACAAGGGGCTCGGTGAGATGAATCCGGAGCAGCTCTGGGAGACCACCATGAACCCGGAGACGCGCATCCTGCAGCAGGTGACCGTCGAGGATGCGGCGGCCGCCGACCGGATCTTCTCGATCCTGATGGGCGATGCCGTCGAGCCCCGCCGGAAGTTCATCGAACGGAATGCGCGCTACGCGACGCTTGACGTCTGA